A stretch of the Labilithrix sp. genome encodes the following:
- a CDS encoding ABC transporter ATP-binding protein — MELTLGGVSKTYPNGVRALDDVNLTIPRGMFGLLGPNGAGKSTLMRSIATLQRIDAGTMKFGDIDIAAEPDKLREVLGYLPQDFGVYPKVSAIDMLDHLAQLKGLHESGPRTQLVRQLLHKVNLWQHRDRRLGGYSGGMKQRFGIAQALLGDPRLIIVDEPTAGLDPAERARFHDLLSEISEDVVVLLSTHIVSDVADLCQNMAILAQGKVVLHGKPLDVIAALAGRIWKKLVTAEEIAGIAQTFRLIAVRRIAGQRLVHVYHEGSPGPGFEAAEPDLEDVYFNALLPAPTLAGPSAPPPAAGPSAPPPAAPPASPETAAS; from the coding sequence ATGGAGCTCACCCTTGGCGGCGTGTCGAAGACGTATCCCAATGGGGTGCGGGCGCTCGATGACGTGAACCTCACGATTCCGCGCGGAATGTTCGGGCTCCTCGGGCCGAACGGGGCGGGGAAGTCGACGTTGATGCGGAGCATCGCGACGCTCCAGCGCATCGACGCGGGGACGATGAAGTTCGGCGACATCGACATCGCCGCGGAGCCCGACAAGCTCCGCGAGGTCCTCGGCTACCTGCCGCAGGACTTCGGCGTGTACCCGAAGGTCAGCGCGATCGACATGCTCGATCACCTCGCGCAGCTGAAGGGCCTCCACGAGAGCGGCCCCCGCACCCAGCTCGTCCGCCAGCTCCTCCACAAAGTGAACCTCTGGCAACATCGCGACCGCCGCCTCGGTGGCTACTCCGGCGGCATGAAGCAGCGCTTCGGCATCGCGCAGGCGCTCCTCGGCGATCCGCGGCTCATCATCGTCGACGAGCCGACCGCGGGCCTCGACCCCGCCGAGCGCGCCCGCTTCCACGACCTCCTCTCCGAGATCAGCGAGGACGTCGTCGTGTTGCTCTCGACCCACATCGTCTCGGACGTCGCGGACCTCTGCCAGAACATGGCCATCCTCGCGCAAGGCAAGGTCGTCCTCCACGGCAAGCCCCTCGACGTCATCGCCGCCCTCGCGGGCCGGATCTGGAAGAAGCTCGTCACCGCGGAGGAGATCGCCGGCATCGCGCAGACGTTCCGCCTCATCGCGGTGCGCCGCATCGCGGGCCAGCGCCTCGTGCACGTCTACCACGAGGGGTCGCCCGGCCCCGGCTTCGAGGCGGCGGAGCCCGACCTCGAGGACGTCTACTTCAACGCGCTCCTGCCCGCCCCGACCTTGGCGGGCCCCAGCGCGCCCCCGCCCGCGGCAGGCCCGAGCGCGCCCCCGCCCGCGGCCCCTCCCGCGAGCCCGGAGACGGCGGCGTCGTGA
- a CDS encoding type IV pilus twitching motility protein PilT yields the protein MTQEAPRVGLQQLLRAMVEKGASDMHITVGVPPLLRIDGEVIPLKLPPLTKEDTKQLCYSVMTEEQKIQFEKDSELDLAFGVKNLSRFRANIFLQRTNVAGAIRTIPFKILSFDDLGLPPVISEIANKPNGLVLVTGPTGSGKSTTLASIIDKINTEQRVHILTIEDPIEYVHQHKAAVVNQREIGQDTATFKGALRYVLRQDPDVVLVGEMRDLETIEAALTIAETGHLVFATLHTNTAVSTINRIIDVFPPHQQDQIRNKLSFVLQGVITQQLLPRAGAPGRCLAMEIMVPNVAIRNLIRENKIHQIYGSMQVGQEKYGMLTLNQSLLNLYVRRFITMEQAISQSTEPEELKGMIEQASAKMGMGQQRPQPPYR from the coding sequence ATGACGCAAGAGGCACCCCGGGTCGGACTCCAGCAGCTCCTTCGCGCGATGGTCGAGAAGGGGGCGAGCGACATGCACATCACGGTGGGCGTGCCGCCGCTCTTGCGCATCGACGGCGAGGTCATCCCGCTCAAGCTCCCTCCGCTGACGAAGGAGGACACGAAGCAGCTCTGCTACTCGGTCATGACGGAGGAGCAGAAGATCCAGTTCGAGAAGGACAGCGAGCTCGACCTCGCGTTCGGGGTGAAGAACCTCTCCCGCTTCCGCGCGAACATCTTCCTCCAGCGCACGAACGTCGCCGGCGCGATCCGAACGATCCCGTTCAAGATCCTCTCCTTCGACGACCTCGGTCTCCCGCCCGTCATCTCCGAGATCGCGAACAAACCGAACGGCCTCGTCCTCGTCACGGGCCCGACCGGCTCCGGCAAGTCGACGACGCTCGCGTCGATCATCGACAAGATCAACACCGAGCAGCGCGTCCACATCCTCACGATCGAGGACCCGATCGAGTACGTGCACCAGCACAAGGCCGCGGTCGTGAACCAGCGCGAGATCGGGCAGGACACGGCGACCTTCAAGGGCGCGCTCCGCTACGTCCTCCGTCAGGACCCCGACGTCGTGCTCGTCGGCGAGATGCGCGACCTCGAGACGATCGAGGCGGCGCTGACCATCGCCGAGACGGGTCACCTCGTCTTCGCCACCCTCCACACGAACACCGCGGTCTCCACCATCAACCGCATCATCGACGTCTTCCCGCCGCACCAGCAGGACCAGATCCGCAACAAGCTCTCGTTCGTGCTCCAGGGCGTCATCACGCAGCAGCTCCTCCCCCGCGCCGGCGCGCCGGGCCGCTGCCTCGCGATGGAGATCATGGTCCCGAACGTCGCGATCCGAAACCTGATCCGCGAGAACAAGATCCATCAGATCTACGGCTCGATGCAGGTCGGCCAAGAGAAGTACGGAATGCTGACGCTGAACCAGTCCCTCCTGAACCTCTACGTCCGCCGTTTCATCACGATGGAACAGGCCATCAGCCAGTCGACCGAGCCCGAGGAGCTGAAGGGCATGATCGAACAAGCCTCCGCCAAGATGGGCATGGGCCAACAGCGCCCCCAGCCCCCGTATCGCTAG
- a CDS encoding DUF4215 domain-containing protein — MRRLFSVGLISLGGFVAATGACGSESGDNTFNGGDAGSDAPFGTSGFNPGTTTSSTSGTSGDPIPDSGPIIDAPVPACGNSILDGDDECDDGNPTPDDGCSASCKVEDGYVCNIPGQPCAKIGACGDGVLKEGEECDDKTTVGGDGCTADCKLEPGWACPIPGVACVAEKCGDGIIAGDEECDDGANGAGCSNQCLLEPGYKCPTPGAKCVPTTCGDGQIEGTEQCDDDNTLPYDGCSPTCTKEPVCPKAGGACAGACGDGIVFPGEECDDGNTKDGDGCSKDCKQEPGFECTLAPESLPNEIDVPIIYRDFSRGDKDGVCAPDGCANGHPDMDTYSATVRGIAGFALDATGQNATNLGRLDGTDGKPIYGCPFTSGTNDCTVTSATTFNQWYRDLPGNGTTTRVNYTIPRNLPLTRLSAGTYRFTSNAFFPINGLGFGNQYEDGNSGGDNNFHFTSELRFWFKYDQEAIDSPPQFDFTGDDDVFVYVNGILVVDLGGVHTAQDGSVTINPATAAKLGLEKDKVYEFALFQAERNRSQSNYTATFKGFARAKSVCVPKCGDGVKTKFEVCDDGANNDTNDPPGYGKCAKDCKSRGPFCGDGTTQDPPEKCDDGPYNGGYDKCKVDCSGPGPRCGDGVIDAIYGEICDDGPNNDTNVPPAAPAYGKCSSNCRAKPRCGDGIVQSPEQCDGAPVGGVACNNATCKLDTGGPK; from the coding sequence ATGCGTCGTTTGTTCTCGGTTGGACTGATCTCGCTCGGAGGCTTCGTCGCGGCGACCGGCGCGTGTGGCAGCGAATCCGGTGATAACACGTTTAACGGCGGAGACGCCGGAAGCGACGCGCCGTTCGGGACGAGCGGCTTCAACCCCGGGACGACGACGTCCTCGACGAGCGGCACGAGCGGCGATCCGATCCCCGACTCGGGCCCGATCATCGACGCGCCCGTCCCCGCGTGCGGCAACTCGATCCTCGACGGCGACGACGAGTGCGACGACGGCAACCCGACCCCCGACGACGGCTGCTCCGCGTCGTGCAAGGTGGAGGACGGCTACGTCTGCAACATCCCCGGCCAGCCCTGCGCGAAGATCGGGGCCTGCGGCGACGGCGTCCTCAAGGAGGGCGAGGAGTGCGACGACAAGACGACGGTGGGAGGCGACGGCTGCACCGCCGACTGCAAGCTCGAGCCCGGCTGGGCCTGCCCGATCCCGGGCGTCGCGTGCGTCGCCGAGAAGTGCGGCGACGGCATCATCGCCGGCGACGAGGAGTGCGACGACGGGGCGAACGGCGCGGGGTGCTCGAACCAGTGCCTCCTCGAGCCCGGCTACAAGTGCCCCACGCCCGGCGCGAAGTGCGTGCCGACGACGTGCGGCGACGGCCAGATCGAAGGCACGGAGCAGTGCGACGACGACAACACGCTCCCGTACGACGGCTGCTCGCCGACCTGCACGAAGGAGCCGGTCTGCCCGAAGGCGGGCGGCGCGTGCGCCGGCGCGTGCGGCGACGGCATCGTGTTCCCCGGCGAGGAGTGCGACGACGGCAACACGAAGGACGGCGACGGCTGCTCGAAGGACTGCAAGCAGGAGCCCGGCTTCGAGTGCACCCTCGCGCCCGAGTCGCTCCCGAACGAGATCGACGTCCCGATCATCTACCGCGACTTCTCGCGCGGCGACAAAGACGGCGTCTGCGCGCCCGACGGCTGCGCGAACGGCCACCCCGACATGGACACCTACAGCGCGACGGTGAGGGGCATCGCCGGCTTCGCGCTCGACGCGACGGGCCAGAACGCGACTAACCTCGGCCGCCTCGACGGCACCGACGGCAAGCCGATCTACGGCTGCCCCTTCACGAGCGGCACGAACGACTGCACCGTGACGAGCGCGACGACGTTCAACCAGTGGTACCGCGACCTCCCCGGCAACGGCACCACGACGCGTGTAAACTACACGATCCCCCGCAACCTCCCGCTCACGCGCCTCAGCGCCGGCACGTACCGCTTCACGAGCAACGCGTTCTTCCCGATCAACGGCCTCGGCTTCGGCAACCAGTACGAGGACGGCAACTCCGGCGGCGACAACAACTTCCACTTCACGAGCGAGCTGCGCTTCTGGTTCAAGTACGACCAGGAGGCGATCGACAGCCCGCCCCAGTTCGACTTCACCGGCGACGACGACGTCTTCGTCTACGTGAACGGCATCCTCGTCGTCGACCTCGGCGGCGTGCACACCGCCCAGGACGGCTCCGTCACGATCAACCCGGCGACGGCGGCGAAGCTCGGGCTCGAGAAGGACAAGGTCTACGAGTTCGCCCTCTTCCAAGCGGAGCGCAACCGCTCGCAGTCGAACTACACCGCGACGTTCAAGGGCTTCGCGCGCGCGAAGAGCGTGTGCGTCCCGAAGTGCGGCGACGGCGTGAAGACCAAGTTCGAGGTCTGCGACGACGGCGCGAACAACGACACGAACGATCCGCCGGGCTACGGCAAGTGCGCGAAGGACTGCAAGTCGCGCGGCCCGTTCTGCGGCGACGGCACGACCCAGGACCCGCCGGAGAAGTGCGACGACGGCCCGTACAACGGCGGCTACGACAAGTGCAAGGTCGACTGCTCGGGTCCGGGCCCGCGCTGCGGTGACGGCGTGATCGACGCCATCTACGGCGAGATCTGCGACGACGGTCCGAACAACGACACCAACGTGCCGCCGGCCGCCCCCGCCTACGGCAAGTGCAGCTCCAACTGCCGGGCGAAGCCGCGTTGCGGCGACGGCATCGTGCAGTCGCCGGAGCAGTGCGACGGCGCCCCCGTCGGCGGCGTGGCTTGCAACAATGCAACGTGCAAGCTCGACACCGGCGGCCCCAAGTAG
- the pilB gene encoding type IV-A pilus assembly ATPase PilB, whose product MSNTNRLGELLVREKLISLAQLRQAQDEQNRSGQNLGYTLAKLGYISDQEITNFLSQQYRVPTINLEEYEIDAEILKLVSREQCEKHRVIPVSRAGSSLIVAMADPTNLHAIDDLKFLTGYTIEPVIASETAIATAVERYYSAGPSYDEVMAGFDESEIEFTGDEEEMNALELEKASEDAPVVRLVNMILLNAIKKGASDIHIEPYEKKLRVRYRIDGVLVEEMTPPLKLKNAIASRLKIMSQLDIAERRLPQDGRIKLKLGKGREMDFRVSVLPTLWGEKIVMRLLDKGNLQLDMTKLGFDNKPLEDFLWAIRQPWGMVLVTGPTGSGKTTTLYSALSELNKVVSNISTAEDPVEYNLAGINQVQMHDEIGLNFAMALRAFLRQDPDIIMVGEIRDFETAEIAVKAALTGHLVLSTLHTNDAPATISRLLNMGVEPFLITASVNLVLAQRLARKVCVDCRQPIQIEPQALAEVGFTNEQINIAQGRLVKGFGCRTCNGTGYKGRVALYEVMRFNDGLKEMVLQGSSTAELKAAAIKQGMVTLRMAGIMKVLDGVTTTEEILRVTMSD is encoded by the coding sequence ATGTCGAACACGAACAGGCTCGGTGAGCTCCTCGTCCGCGAGAAGCTGATCTCGCTCGCGCAGCTGCGTCAGGCACAGGACGAGCAGAACCGCTCGGGCCAGAACCTCGGCTACACGCTCGCGAAGCTCGGCTACATCAGCGACCAGGAGATCACGAATTTCCTGTCGCAGCAGTACCGGGTCCCGACGATCAACCTCGAGGAGTACGAGATCGACGCGGAGATCCTGAAGCTGGTGTCGCGCGAGCAGTGCGAAAAGCACCGCGTCATCCCGGTCTCCCGCGCGGGCTCGTCGCTCATCGTCGCGATGGCCGATCCGACGAACCTCCACGCGATCGACGATCTCAAGTTCCTCACCGGCTACACGATCGAGCCGGTCATCGCGTCGGAGACCGCGATCGCGACCGCGGTGGAACGCTACTACTCCGCGGGCCCCTCCTACGACGAGGTCATGGCCGGCTTCGACGAGTCGGAGATCGAGTTCACCGGCGACGAAGAGGAGATGAACGCCCTCGAGCTCGAGAAGGCGAGCGAGGACGCGCCGGTCGTGCGCCTCGTGAACATGATCCTCCTCAACGCGATCAAGAAGGGCGCGAGCGACATCCACATCGAGCCCTACGAGAAGAAGCTCCGCGTGCGCTACCGCATCGACGGCGTCCTCGTCGAGGAGATGACGCCGCCGCTGAAGCTGAAGAACGCGATCGCCTCGCGCCTCAAGATCATGAGCCAGCTCGACATCGCCGAGCGCCGCCTCCCGCAGGACGGTCGCATCAAGCTGAAGCTCGGCAAGGGCCGCGAGATGGACTTCCGCGTGAGCGTGCTCCCCACGCTCTGGGGCGAGAAGATCGTCATGCGCCTCCTCGACAAGGGGAACCTCCAGCTCGACATGACGAAGCTGGGCTTCGACAACAAGCCGCTCGAGGACTTCCTCTGGGCGATCCGCCAGCCGTGGGGCATGGTCCTCGTCACGGGCCCGACCGGCTCGGGCAAGACGACGACGCTCTACTCCGCGCTCTCCGAGCTCAACAAGGTCGTCTCCAACATCTCCACCGCGGAGGATCCGGTCGAGTACAACCTCGCCGGCATCAACCAGGTGCAGATGCACGACGAGATCGGCCTGAACTTCGCGATGGCGCTCCGCGCGTTCCTCCGTCAGGACCCGGACATCATCATGGTCGGCGAGATCCGCGACTTCGAGACCGCGGAGATCGCGGTCAAGGCGGCGCTCACGGGCCACCTCGTCCTCTCCACGCTCCACACCAACGACGCACCGGCGACGATCTCGCGCCTCCTCAACATGGGCGTCGAGCCGTTCCTCATCACCGCGTCGGTCAACCTGGTCCTCGCCCAGCGCCTCGCGCGCAAGGTGTGCGTCGACTGCCGCCAGCCGATCCAGATCGAGCCGCAGGCGCTCGCGGAGGTCGGCTTCACGAACGAGCAGATCAACATCGCGCAGGGCCGCCTCGTGAAGGGCTTCGGCTGCCGCACCTGCAACGGCACCGGCTACAAGGGCCGCGTCGCGCTCTACGAGGTCATGCGCTTCAACGACGGCCTGAAGGAGATGGTCCTCCAGGGCTCGTCGACCGCGGAGCTCAAGGCCGCCGCGATCAAGCAGGGCATGGTCACCCTCCGCATGGCCGGCATCATGAAGGTCCTCGACGGCGTCACGACGACCGAGGAGATCCTCCGCGTCACGATGTCGGACTGA
- a CDS encoding FHA domain-containing protein, with product MAFYDKWFGKGRLAEQARASELRGDLIKAAELFGKAGKEEEVARVMVLRGDAEPDARARLQLFTQAAKVAPDGTDTNRSARLKRAELLLALAGDAAVSAVARHEIVEAARDLEAINEPRKAADAYARAGDKEGQARALQAAGDVEELEFLLSTEQYKERSSRARDERTKDVDVMIGCGRRREALAALDELLAKTPDDAPLRERANGLRARRVLAPLVTIEAAGERYTLVTGDEVVLGRTEGSIKVPSNAVSREHVRIAREGDAIMVRDLESRNGTQLRGINLAGALAVGEGLELKLGKEVPLRIRPSKRLAGTIEIAVAGETYYASLGPTKTPLEGIAFAAGADGWLELVGSAFAGDVELVPRATLLLGDALSTTRNGGAVLRVIST from the coding sequence ATGGCCTTCTACGACAAATGGTTCGGCAAAGGGCGCCTCGCCGAGCAAGCGCGGGCCAGCGAGCTCCGCGGCGATCTGATCAAGGCCGCCGAGCTGTTCGGCAAGGCGGGGAAAGAGGAGGAGGTGGCGCGCGTCATGGTCCTCCGCGGCGACGCGGAGCCCGACGCGCGCGCGCGGCTCCAGCTCTTCACCCAGGCGGCGAAGGTCGCGCCCGACGGCACCGACACGAACCGGAGCGCGCGGCTGAAGCGCGCCGAGCTGCTCCTCGCGCTCGCGGGCGACGCGGCCGTGAGCGCGGTCGCGCGGCACGAGATCGTGGAGGCGGCGCGGGACCTCGAGGCGATCAACGAGCCGCGCAAGGCCGCCGACGCCTACGCGCGCGCGGGTGACAAAGAAGGTCAGGCCCGCGCGCTCCAGGCCGCGGGCGACGTCGAGGAGCTCGAGTTCCTCCTCTCGACCGAGCAGTACAAGGAGCGGTCCTCGCGCGCGCGCGACGAGCGGACGAAGGACGTCGACGTCATGATCGGCTGCGGCCGGCGGCGCGAGGCGCTCGCGGCGCTCGACGAGCTCCTCGCCAAGACGCCCGACGACGCGCCGCTGCGGGAGCGCGCGAACGGCCTCCGCGCGCGCCGCGTGCTCGCGCCGCTCGTCACGATCGAGGCCGCGGGCGAGCGCTACACGCTCGTCACCGGCGACGAGGTCGTACTCGGGCGGACGGAGGGATCGATCAAGGTGCCGTCGAACGCGGTGAGCCGGGAGCACGTGCGCATCGCGCGCGAGGGCGACGCGATCATGGTGCGCGATCTCGAGAGCCGCAACGGCACGCAGCTCCGCGGGATCAACCTCGCCGGGGCGCTCGCGGTCGGCGAAGGGCTCGAGCTCAAGCTCGGGAAGGAGGTGCCGCTCCGCATCCGGCCGAGCAAGCGGCTCGCGGGGACGATCGAGATCGCGGTCGCGGGCGAGACCTACTACGCGTCGCTCGGTCCGACGAAGACGCCGCTCGAAGGCATCGCGTTCGCCGCCGGGGCGGACGGGTGGCTCGAGCTCGTCGGCAGCGCGTTCGCCGGCGACGTCGAGCTCGTGCCGCGCGCGACGCTGCTCCTCGGCGACGCGCTCTCCACCACCCGCAACGGCGGCGCCGTGCTCCGCGTGATCAGCACCTGA
- a CDS encoding serine/threonine protein kinase, whose product MGLFDFFRKKPPAAAVPAPALEAEAPIEPAPPPGMSKELARLLRVGEAAGPGETEAVDTFERMRGTMEEARAVEELSRVAQMRKLPDRLLLTLGATLLDRGEAEGAQRVLSAASSSPALVLLADLAERKNDLATALALVERVLLRDLDHPGARERHRRWRASLGFDLQHKPIAAGATVVAREADAPFDLLREVGRGGAAAVYEAVDRELGRHVALKVYHQPERDKTQLAHEARVAVMLEGPAIVRVFDVDPDHGWIALEWAPAGALRDPIRGKDAGRLLPMDRWALPLATALARVHAAGWVHHDVKPANVILSRTNAAILTDFGSARRIGEPPPPGSFGFISPERMKGRPSDPRDDVYGYGRVLEEALAVIGQEHAPAIAPYRMLAAACTGPDEGRPADGRSILTRLKVELNLG is encoded by the coding sequence ATGGGTCTCTTCGACTTCTTCCGCAAGAAGCCGCCCGCGGCCGCGGTGCCGGCGCCGGCGCTCGAGGCCGAGGCGCCGATCGAGCCCGCGCCCCCGCCCGGCATGTCGAAGGAGCTCGCGCGGCTCTTGCGCGTCGGGGAGGCGGCGGGGCCGGGGGAGACCGAGGCGGTCGACACGTTCGAGCGCATGCGCGGCACGATGGAGGAGGCGCGCGCGGTGGAGGAGCTCTCGCGCGTCGCGCAGATGCGAAAGCTCCCCGATCGGCTCCTCCTCACGCTCGGCGCGACGCTGCTCGATCGCGGCGAGGCCGAGGGCGCGCAGCGGGTGCTCTCCGCCGCGTCGTCGTCGCCCGCGCTCGTGCTCCTCGCCGATCTCGCGGAGCGCAAGAACGACCTCGCGACCGCGCTCGCGCTGGTGGAGCGCGTGCTGCTCCGCGATCTCGATCACCCCGGCGCGCGGGAGCGTCATCGGCGGTGGCGCGCGTCGCTCGGCTTCGACCTCCAGCACAAGCCGATCGCCGCGGGCGCGACCGTCGTCGCGCGCGAGGCGGACGCGCCGTTCGATCTCCTGCGCGAGGTCGGGCGCGGCGGCGCGGCGGCGGTGTACGAGGCGGTCGACCGCGAGCTCGGTCGTCACGTCGCGCTGAAGGTCTACCACCAGCCGGAGCGCGACAAGACGCAGCTCGCGCACGAGGCGCGGGTCGCGGTGATGCTCGAGGGCCCCGCCATCGTGCGCGTCTTCGACGTCGATCCCGATCACGGTTGGATCGCGCTCGAGTGGGCGCCCGCGGGCGCGCTGCGCGATCCGATCCGGGGCAAGGACGCGGGGCGCCTCCTCCCGATGGATCGCTGGGCGCTGCCGCTCGCGACCGCGCTCGCGCGCGTGCACGCCGCGGGCTGGGTGCACCACGACGTGAAGCCCGCGAACGTGATCCTCTCGCGCACGAACGCCGCGATCCTCACCGACTTCGGGTCCGCGCGGCGCATCGGCGAGCCGCCGCCGCCCGGCTCGTTCGGGTTCATCTCGCCCGAACGGATGAAAGGACGGCCGAGCGATCCGCGCGACGACGTCTACGGCTACGGCCGCGTGCTCGAGGAGGCGCTCGCCGTGATCGGGCAGGAGCACGCGCCCGCGATCGCGCCGTACCGCATGCTCGCGGCGGCGTGCACCGGGCCCGACGAGGGCCGGCCCGCCGACGGGCGCTCGATCCTCACGCGGCTCAAGGTCGAGCTGAACCTCGGGTGA
- a CDS encoding S8 family serine peptidase has protein sequence MPNRTSLIVRSPLFALVLAACSVDAAPADTIAPAGEPTRPATNDDTTTGEETAPGTPAAPAEEAAAVAPAACATAPKLATGHAYETVECPTQLGGINHWASANAWKKLDAVPVTVAVLDGAFNTEHPDLSGAFALTYNFAKPQCATYDAGDAACTNVSPPPSPPAAQLGAINHGTIISGVIAGRGEPGRGIVGVNPSAKILGVGRDASNDNLKALAWAVGQKPDVISMSWPLGPAPGEREVPAFEALLEEATAKGIVVVMAAGNTKTNVDDKALYPTRYSAIPGVIAVGAVDDDGAFFAQFSNYGPRYVDIGAPGKVISSGGDYATGRYSVQAGTSFSGPLVAAAASRVIQYLKDKDVTYTAADVERLVVEGSKADPKLEPYFREGRVLDMTTLHAHVTAKH, from the coding sequence ATGCCGAACCGCACGTCGCTGATCGTCCGCTCCCCCCTCTTCGCCCTCGTCCTCGCCGCTTGCTCGGTCGACGCCGCGCCCGCCGACACGATCGCGCCGGCCGGCGAACCGACCAGGCCCGCGACGAACGACGACACGACGACCGGAGAGGAGACCGCGCCGGGAACGCCGGCCGCGCCGGCCGAGGAGGCCGCCGCCGTCGCGCCCGCGGCGTGCGCGACCGCGCCGAAGCTCGCGACGGGCCACGCGTACGAGACGGTCGAGTGTCCGACGCAGCTCGGCGGGATCAACCACTGGGCCTCCGCGAACGCGTGGAAGAAGCTCGACGCGGTGCCGGTGACGGTCGCGGTCCTCGACGGCGCGTTCAACACGGAGCACCCCGATCTGAGCGGCGCGTTCGCGCTCACCTACAACTTCGCGAAGCCGCAGTGCGCGACGTACGACGCCGGCGACGCGGCGTGCACGAACGTGAGCCCGCCGCCGTCGCCGCCCGCGGCGCAGCTCGGCGCGATCAACCACGGGACGATCATCTCCGGCGTCATCGCGGGACGCGGCGAGCCGGGGAGGGGGATCGTCGGCGTGAACCCGAGCGCGAAGATCCTCGGCGTCGGCCGCGACGCGAGCAACGACAACCTGAAGGCGCTCGCGTGGGCGGTCGGCCAGAAGCCGGACGTGATCTCGATGAGCTGGCCGCTCGGCCCCGCGCCCGGCGAGAGGGAGGTGCCCGCCTTCGAGGCGCTCCTCGAAGAGGCGACCGCGAAGGGCATCGTCGTCGTCATGGCGGCGGGCAACACGAAGACGAACGTGGACGACAAGGCGCTCTACCCGACGCGCTACTCCGCGATCCCGGGCGTGATCGCGGTCGGCGCCGTCGACGACGACGGCGCGTTCTTCGCGCAGTTCTCGAACTACGGCCCGCGCTACGTCGACATCGGCGCGCCGGGGAAGGTCATCTCGAGCGGCGGCGACTACGCGACCGGGCGCTACAGCGTTCAGGCCGGCACGTCGTTCTCGGGCCCGCTCGTCGCCGCGGCCGCGTCGCGCGTCATCCAGTACCTGAAGGACAAGGACGTCACGTACACCGCGGCCGACGTCGAGCGCCTCGTCGTCGAAGGATCGAAGGCCGACCCGAAGCTCGAGCCCTACTTCCGCGAGGGCCGCGTCCTCGACATGACGACGCTCCACGCGCACGTGACCGCGAAGCACTGA
- a CDS encoding sigma 54-dependent Fis family transcriptional regulator has protein sequence MSGDDPTTRGVALADIHSLLVRDARIVVVEGPDAGQSVQTQGGAVHVGSGTQCDLRLSDPLVSRRHLEVHGEPGGVRIVDRGSRNGTFFHGARVTELRVTSDVELTLGSTRLALTLGREPLKLPFSPRTTFGSAVAHSESMRHVFRVLEMAAAKDVTVLIEGESGTGKEVLASSLHAESPRRDGPFVVVDCGSIPANLVESELFGHERGAFTGAVAAHAGAFEQAHRGTIFLDEIGELPLDAQPKLLRALESRSVRRIGGRAPISFDVRVVAATNRRLKEAVRCKEFRQDLFYRLAVVHVSVPPLGDRKEDIPLLAERFLRIASGDANAVLPPALVKVLTGYDWPGNVRELRNVIDRFATFDNTDERMLFDPSGNDEPARGGFDFAALAAHPYAEAKRQLLDAYHRAVIPGVVEECGGSVQRAADRLGMSRANLYRVLSDLGAKVDDA, from the coding sequence GTGTCTGGAGACGATCCGACAACGCGAGGCGTCGCCCTCGCGGACATCCACTCGCTCCTCGTACGCGACGCGCGCATCGTCGTGGTGGAAGGTCCCGACGCGGGGCAGAGCGTGCAGACGCAAGGCGGCGCCGTGCACGTCGGATCGGGCACGCAGTGCGATCTGCGCCTCTCCGATCCGCTCGTGTCGCGCCGCCACCTCGAGGTCCACGGCGAGCCGGGCGGCGTCCGCATCGTCGATCGCGGGAGCCGCAACGGCACCTTCTTCCACGGCGCGCGCGTCACCGAGCTGCGCGTGACGAGCGACGTCGAGCTCACGCTCGGATCGACCCGCCTCGCGCTCACGCTCGGGCGCGAGCCGCTCAAGCTCCCCTTCTCCCCGCGCACGACCTTCGGCAGCGCGGTCGCGCACAGCGAGTCGATGCGCCACGTCTTCCGCGTCCTCGAGATGGCGGCGGCGAAGGACGTGACCGTGCTCATCGAAGGCGAGTCCGGCACCGGCAAGGAGGTCCTCGCGTCGTCGCTCCACGCCGAGAGCCCGCGCCGCGACGGGCCGTTCGTCGTCGTCGACTGCGGATCGATCCCCGCCAACCTCGTCGAGAGCGAGCTCTTCGGCCACGAGCGCGGCGCCTTCACCGGCGCGGTCGCGGCGCACGCGGGCGCGTTCGAGCAAGCCCATCGCGGCACGATCTTCCTCGACGAGATCGGCGAGCTGCCGCTCGACGCGCAGCCGAAGCTCCTCCGCGCGCTCGAGAGCCGCTCCGTCCGCCGGATCGGCGGGCGCGCGCCGATCTCGTTCGACGTGCGCGTCGTCGCGGCGACGAACCGGCGCCTCAAGGAGGCGGTGCGCTGCAAGGAGTTCCGGCAGGATCTGTTCTATCGCCTCGCGGTCGTGCACGTGTCGGTGCCGCCGCTCGGCGATCGCAAGGAGGACATCCCGCTCCTCGCCGAGCGCTTCCTCCGCATCGCGAGCGGCGACGCGAACGCGGTCCTCCCGCCCGCGCTCGTCAAGGTCCTCACCGGCTACGACTGGCCCGGCAACGTGCGAGAGCTCCGCAACGTGATCGATCGCTTCGCGACGTTCGACAACACCGACGAGCGGATGCTCTTCGATCCCTCCGGCAACGACGAGCCCGCGCGCGGCGGCTTCGACTTCGCCGCGCTCGCCGCGCACCCCTACGCCGAGGCGAAGCGGCAGCTCCTCGACGCGTACCACCGCGCGGTGATCCCCGGCGTCGTCGAAGAGTGCGGCGGCTCGGTGCAGCGCGCGGCCGATCGGCTCGGCATGTCGCGCGCGAACCTCTATCGCGTGCTCTCCGATCTCGGCGCGAAGGTCGACGATGCGTGA